The Pectobacterium sp. A5351 genome contains the following window.
AAGCTATCCGCAAAAGCGCTCACCGAACTATAAGCAGAGAAGCTCAACCCGCCAAGAATAGCGGCAATAGATGAACATAGCAGACAAAAATCAATAGGTTGGTCAGCAAGCAGTTCCGACAGAGTCTGAAAAGCCCTCACTTTAGTATCAAACTGGGGCTGGCTGTGCCCAAGCGTCAAATGATTAATACCCTGGAAAGAATCTCCTCGCGTCACACCCGCCGCACAGATCACGCCGTTAAGCGCCCCATAGCGCGTATTAATGGCCTCCAGAAGCTCGCCCATTGCTTTTTTATTACCAACGTCCGCCGCGTAATACTCGACTTCACCTACGCCTAACGCCGTGAGGGCAGACAGCTTCGCAACCCCCTCCGCGTCAACTCCATGGCTGGAAACGTGCGCCCACGTATCCTGGGGGGGTAAAACCCGGCGTCCCACGAGAATCACTCTGGCGTCATAGCGCGTCATCAAATACCGGGCAAACAGTTCCCCCAGATCCCCCAACCCGCCGGTGATCAGATACACGCCGCGCTGCCTGAATCTTGTAGTGGGCACCGCGCCATCGTTGGCCACTGGCTGGTAGCACTTCTCAAAACGAGCCTGCGGCGTTCTTTTCACCATCAGCCGCGCGTCATCGGTACAAAGTTCCTCAGTAATCATCACACACACCTGTTCGGCTGGCGCATCGGCCATCACTTCAAGCAGGCGGGGACAACATTTCGGCACTTCCTGCGCAATAACCTTAACCAAACCGTTGAACAGTGCCTGTTCAGCTACTGCGGCTTTCACCATCAGCAAGCGGTACGGCGCGGTAATCCCCGATGCCGTCCACGCCTGTATCAAAGCGATGACGGAAAACCAGCACGTATTCATCGCTGTGTTTTCACCCAGCGGCCAGGCAAAGACCACCGTATCAGCAACAAAATCAGACTGTGAAAGTGCGGCCAGCAACTGGTTGAAACTCTCTCGCTCCCCCGGAACCGCGCCAAAACATTTATCATCGACGTAATACTCGGCAGCAGGGACAACAAAGCGAACCTGCTGTCCTGAAGCAGCAAAATGCTCACGCAGTCGATCACACCAGTCGAGGTCTGGCGCAAAACAGAGCACCACGTTCGCCTGCCGCACAGACGTTGTGTGTAATGAGATCGGTTGCCACTGCTCGTTATACAGCCATTCCGTCACTGGCTTTTTCACGATCGCGCATTCTGATAACCGCGTTTCGCGTATCTGATCATCACGCGATACCGCCGCCATTGTGTCAACAAACTGATAGCCAGGCAGGCTGATTCGCCCTGCGGACACCGACTGGTAGAATGCTGGCCACACCAGCGTCTCTCCGCGAGTCCACAGTTCGCCCAACACGTTCAGCAAGCAGTGCCGGTCACTAATCTCCTCAAGCGGGTGGCGTAACAAATTCAGCACAGATATTTTCGCCTCCGCTCCGGCAATTTGCCTGACAAACGTAGACAACGTGCGACCAGGTCCAACTTCAAGAAACACGTTTAATTTAGGCTGTTGCAGACAAGCTTCTATACCGCGCTGAAATTCAACAGGTTGGCACAAATGGTTTATCCAATACTCCACGGAACAGGCTTCTTCCGGCGTAATCCAGTTGCCGCTGACGTTAGACAGGAATCCTGACTGCGGCGCATTAAACGCGACTTTCTCCAACTCAGTACGGAATGCCGCCACACCGGGCTGCATCATCGCCGTGTGGAAGGCATGTGATGTCTTTAGCAAGCGACAGCGATAATGGTTTGCCTCCAGCAACGCTTGCACAGTATTAAGCGACGCAATAGGCCCCGCGATAACGCATGAAACTGGCGAGTTGACTGTCGCCAGCGTCACATCATCGGTCAGAAATGGCATAATTTCGTCCCGACTGGCAACCACGCTAAGCATCGCTCCCGGCTGACACGCCTGCATAATGCGGCCACGAGATGCAACGAGTGTCAGCGCCTCAGTCAGGGTCATCACGCCCGCCAGACTAGCTGCGACATATTCACCAATGCTGTGCCCAATCATCGCGCTGGCACGGATACCGAAATTCTCCAGACACTTCGCCAACGCATAGGAAACAACAAAGATAACGGGTTGAGTAATATACGTATTTTGCAGATCCCGTGACCGTGTATCCTCATCCCCTTCGCCATATAAAAGTGCGAGCAGATCGATATCAAAATTCTGCAATAAATGGGCATGACACTCATCGACGATACGTTTAAATTCCGGCAATTCCTGATACCAGCCCTGTGCCATCGCGACATACTGCGCACCTTGCCCAGGGAACATAAATACGACACCGGGGGCAGAGGCATTAACCTCGCGGCTCTGCATCTCACCCTTGGCCAGACGAGACAATTCATCGATCAGCGACGGGATATCCTCTGCCACTATCGCCGCCCGCACAGTGAACTCGCCACGCCCCAGTTGTAATGTGTAAGCAAGATCTGTCAGGTTAACGTTATCAGACTTCGTCTTGAGAGCGTCGCATAATGCGTGCGCCGTCTGCTCCAGCCTCTGGCGACTTTTTCCCGACAGAACAATCAGTTCTGAGCGGTCTTTTCCTAATGTTTTCTGGGAAACGATAGACTGCACCGTTAAATGCACATTGGTTCCACCAATGCCAAAAGAGCTAACCCCAGCACTTTTCACCTTATCATCGCTGCGCCACGGCCTTGATGCCTTGATTAAACTAAAGCGGCTACCGGCCAGTGATACGGGGCTCGTGTCTGTTACGTGGCATGACATAGGTAAGGTATTGTGTTTGAGCGCGAGGACCGCTTTGATAAAACTGGCCACCCCAGCAGCGGTGTTGGTATGGCCGATGTTAGATTTAACACTTCCTAACACGCAGGGGTGCTCAACACCGCCAATGGCTTCCTTAAGCCCTTCGATTTCAATTTCATCGCCAATCAGGGTCGCGGTACCATGCGCTTCGATAAACTCAATATCGCTGGCTTCAACCTCGGCCATACGCAAAGATTGGCGAATACAGTTAGCCTGCCCACTCGCACTGGGGGCGGTATAGCCAGTTTTGTCATGCCCATCGTTATTCACACCAAAACCGGAAATGACACCGTAGAGGTTGTCATTGTCCCGCAACGCATCCTCCAGGCGTTTTAAAGCCACCATCCCAACACCATCGCTAAATACCGTGCCGCTGGCTTCGGTGCTAAAGGGGCGGCAGTGACCATCGGCGCTGTTGATCATCCCCGGCATGTACAGGTAGCCGCTTTTCACTGGCGTGGTGACAGACACACCGCCTGCCAGAGCAAGGTCGCATTGTGCAGAGCGCAGGCTCTGACAGGCCAGAGTAATAGCCAATGCCGAACTGGAACACGCACTTTGTACCGTCACCGCAGGACCGGTCAGGTTGAGCTTATAAGCGATTCGCGTGGTTAAAAATTCACGATCGTTCAGCAATGCGACGCCAAACTGTTCCGTTGGATCGGATATTTCATTTTTAAGCTGCTCCAGCCATGTATGGTTAGAGCCACAGGAGGCGAAAAGTCCCGTCACTGGTCGATATTTCTGATTACCGTATCCGGCATCGTCCAGTACCTGCCACACCGCTTCATGTAGCAGACGAAGCTGTGGATCCATGTATTGAGATTCTCGTACGCTGTAAGAGAAAGCGTCAGCATCGAAGGCAAACGAATCGGCAAGCACGCCTTTCGCCTTGATATAATTTTTCATCTTTAACGATGCTTGCGGCACACCAACAGACAGTAGTTCCTCATCAGAAAAGAAACTGATCCCCTCCTGCCCAGCCAACAGGTTACGCCAGTAGGTATCAATATTCTCACTGCCTGGAAAGCGGCCACTCACGCCGACAACGGCAATCGCATGTTGAGGGTAATCATAAGAGGCGTTACTTACAGCGGCATGAGGCGTTGTTTTCTTCACATAAGGCGTATTACTCGCTGCTGCGCTGGCCTGCTGCTGGTCGCCAATATATCGGGCTAATTTACCGCAATTTGGGTAACGATAATAATCACTGAGTTTCAGGTTCAGACCGTAGGCGGCATTAATTTTGCTGTGCAATTGCGTGATATCGAGCGAACTGGCACCAATATCGAAGAAGTTATCCTCAGGCAACACCGATGTTTTGGCGAAATGATCTTGTACAGTATCCAGGAGGGCCTGCTGTAAATCAGGTGGCACAGAATTTTGCCGCGCTGTCGTCACGGGTTCAGGTCGCCGTTGCTCACACGTGGTCAAACTCGCCACCCGAAACGCCTGACGGTTCGGCAACGTTTGATACAACAGCGCCGTATTTGATGGTGCCTCATGACCTGGATAGTCCTGTACGATAATGTGCGCATTGGTCCCCCCTACACCAAATGCACTGACGCCCGCCATACGCACGCCGCGATCGTTAGCCGGCCAAGGCTTGGTTTCGGTGTTGACATAGAACGGGGAATTCTCCAGATCCAGCTTGGGGTTAATCCGGTTAACGTGCAGCGAAGGAACCAGCGTATTGAAATAAGCGCACAGCACCACCTTGATAAAGGACGTCACGCCAGCCGCCGCATCGCAGTGACCTACATTCGACTTAACCGATCCTAAAGCACATGCACGGCTACGGTGAAAAATACGTTTCAACGCCGCGACCTCAATCGGATCGCCCAATAACGTGCCCGTGCCATGCGCTTCAATATAGCTAATTTGCTCCGCATCAACTTCAGCATAGTCCAACGCATCGCTGATGACGCCCTGCTGACCTAATTCACTCGGAGCGGTAAAGCTGATTTTATCGCCACCGTCATTATTAACGGCGCTCCCCTTAATAATGGCGAAAATTCTGTCGCCATTATTGATGGCATCATCAAGGCGCTTTAACGCCACTACGCCGACGCCGTTGCTAAACACGGTACCGCAAGCCTGCTCATCAAAAACACGTGTTTTGCCATCGGGGCTGTTAATCATGCCCTCCTGCCAAAGATAACCGCTACGGTGAGGATGCGTCACACTTACGCCGCCTGCCAGCGCCACCTCGCATTCGCCAGCCTGTAACGCCTGACACGCCATATGAATCGCCACCAGGGACGTCGAACAGGCGGTCTGCAACGTCACAGAGGGACCACGTAAATTCAGCAACCAGGATATGCGGGTACAAAAAGAAGGATCGTTCAGAGTTGCGACATGAAACTGTTCTGCGGTGGAACTAAACTGGGTATTCAACTCATGAAACCAAGACCACTGACTGCTTCCCCCAGCAAAAATGCCTACTTTACCCACATAGTTTTTCGGTTCAATGCCGGCGTGGTTAAGGGCCTGCCAGCAACTTTCAATCATCAGACGGATTTGCGGATCCATTCGCGTTGCATCAGCGTGGTGAACACCAAAATAATCAGCGGCAAAGTGATAAGGTTGATTAATTACGCCTTTGACAGGAACATAATTTTCCCGTGTGAAGATATCCTCCGGCACGCCGCTTGCTTTAAGTTCATCGGCAGAAAATGAACTGACGCCTTCGGTGCCATTACGCAATAGCGTCCAGAATTCACTCACATTATCAGCACCGGGAAACTGCCCAGCCATACCCACGACGGCAACTTCAAGTCCAGTAGAACTACTTTCCATAATTAACCCTTAATAGCGTTTTCATACCGATGATTAAACAGCGTTTATGCTAAATACCGCTCATCCCAAGCGGAGGCCGGAGGAAATAAAAATGGCAGAACATCATATGATTAATGGTCGGCACATAATTAATATATAGTTTTATTTATCGATTCCGTGATTTATTCGAACTGAGGAGGAAACATTATTATAGTAAATACAAATCTGCCATTTTAATTAAGACGGGTATACGCAGCCTATTTCAGCGATGGTGTTAAAAATCAAACAATAGAGGCTTTGCGGAAAAATTGTCTAAGAGCCTGTTGCGCAATTAAAACCTGCTGAATTTGACTGGTACCTTCAATAATTTCTAATACTCTTGCTTCACGATAAAGGCGTTCAACAGGATATTTATCAGATAATCCATTGCCACCTAAAATCTGTACCGCATTATTAGCAACACGCACCGCAGCTAATGAACTTTGATATTTAGCGACATTCGTTTCCATCAGCGTGTCATAGTTACTCTGACATCGTAATGTACCAATTTTCTCACACAGCGCTTTCGCGGCATAAAACTCTGCGGTTGAATCAGTGATTAATGCTTGAATGAGCTGGTGTTGCGCGATTTTCTTACCGAATTGTTCCCTTTTACGTGCGTAGGTAACCATCTCCTCCAATGCCGCATGAGCTATTGCCACACCAGCCCAGGCGATACTGTAACGGCCATAGAATAACGCCGTATTGGCCACAAAACTTAATCCAGCACCTTCTTTACCAAGAAGGTTACCAGATGGCACATGCACATCAGTAAAACTCAGCTCAGAAAGCCAGGCTCCGCGACTGGCCAATAATCCTGACATCGGCGTACACGCCAACCCTACCGACGCTTTATCAACGATAAATGCGCTGACGTGGTCTGCATTTTTAGCAAAGACCAAAAATAAATCGGCAATGCCAGAATAGGTGATCCACTTTTTGGCGCCGTTAATGACATAGCCAGAGTCCGTTACCTGATAATGGGTCTGTATTGAAGCGGCATCCGTTCCCGCACCAGGTTCAGAGAGCGCAAAGCAGGCAATTTTATCTCCCCGACACATTGCTGGAAGAAACCGCTCTTTTTGTTCGGCAGTACCCAACCGCGCGATAGTTTCGCCAACCAGACTGGTATGAACTGTCAGCGCTGCTCGCGCCGAATTACACCCTTTACCGATCTCTTCAGTCAAATATCCATACGATAGGGGATCAATACCACCGCCGCCATATTCCTGGGGTAATATCGAACCAAGAAAACCCAGATCGGCCATCCGTGCAATCACATCTCGCGGTACACCGCCTTGCCTGTCATATTGGCCGGCTTCTGGACGCAGAATATCGTTAGAAAATTCTTTTGCCCGCTCAACCAGCGGATGAATTGTTGTATTCATATATTTAGTCAGCCTCTCTATAATTCATTCAGTAAAAATTAGTTTCTCACAGATATTCGATATATTTCAACCAAATCAATCCAGTATTCGGCCGACAATATAGTCACTGTATAATCGCTAAATATCCGGTCATCTTGAGAAAACCCAGCCAATATTAACCATCCGGAAAGTTAACTAAAACACTATCAAACGAGACAAGCATAACGTTTATAGCACCTCCCAAAATGAATGACGTCTGAAGAGAAAACCTCCACATTGAACCTGGATATAACATAATACATGAAGGTAGGATGATTCGCAGATAACACAAAATGCCTTATCATTCAGGAAACGGGGGGATCTTTCCTTAAAATCTGTACAAGCTGACACATTTTTTCAATAGAAGAGAAATTTTTTCGCTCAATATATTCATCAGGAACTGAAAGTGAAAATTCGCCTTCAATAAAACACAATAGTCTCATTGAAAAAAGAGAGTTCACCAGTCCACTTAAAAAAATATCAGTATCATCATTGAACTCGATATCATCATCAAAGGTTGTGATATTGTTTTCAATAAAATGGCGTATACTTTCGGCTACAGAAAATGATTCTTTCATTTTTGCACTCTTACTTTATTTAATATCGACAGTGATATAATCAGGGAAGTCTGGGACATCATTCAGGTCATGAGAAAAAGTGAGTGTACCATCCGGCCCCTCCTGAAATTTTTTAAACCCAGAAAACTGATAGGTCACATACATTTGGCGGTTACGCTGCGTACGTCTGAACTCCGCGTGCAACTGGCGTGACATGGCTTTGGCCTGCTGCATAATGTAAGTCAGCGCAACACTTCCTACACCACGAGAAAGAGTTCGACATGACATGAGCAACAGTTTTAAGTAATTCGTATTATCCTGATAGTACACCAAAGCTAGCCCAATTTTGCCGTACGAACCATATTTATCACTCAATTCAAACACGAAAAGATCGTGATCGGCAGACTTCATCAGTTTTTCCAGCTCATCACGACTATAAGTGATACCCGTTGAGTTTAATTGATTAGTGCGCAGCGTTAATTCTTCAGCACGCAGTAAATCTTCAGCTTCTGCTTTCGCTATCGAAAACCGCATATTCAGTTGACTAAGAAACTCTTCAGAGGTGCCAACAAAGTTTTCTTCTTCATTTTTACGCAGAATATCATCCTGATATCGGGACCGTCTCATGGGCGCATCATCAGATACTTCCATGTTAGCCAACTGTGGAAGATCAAGAAGAGAAGCATATTCAGCGGCATCAAAACATGTGATATCTGGATACTTAGCCTGAACCTCATCGCGCTCCATCGCCTGATCGTCAACAAAAATAAAGGTATCGGTCGAAATATTAAGATTTTTCTGTATTCTTTCGATAGATAATGATTTTGGTCCCCAATGAATTTGAGGATAGAGGAAATACTCATCCAGATTGAATTTATGCAATTTGTTTAGAGCGTCTTGTGCATCGTTACGGCTAGCAACAGACTGCAATATTCCCATTGCATCCAGTTTTTTTATAATCTCAGAAATATTCTCCTTTAGTCTAACATCATCCCCTTCTGATAGTACACCATCCCAAAGTGTATTATCCAAATCCCAAATAACACATTTTATCGGTTTATAGTCTCCAGCCGACTGTATATTTAAAGATGCCATTTAATATTCCCCGCTGTTAGCTTAATATTTAAAGAAGCCTTGAGCACTCTTCTTACCCAGCAATCCCGCATCGACCATTTTTTTCAGCAGTGGGCAACAACGATATTTGGGATCCTGGTAACTGTCATATAATACGTTGAGGGAATTCACTACGGTATCCAGACCGATAAGATCGGCTGTTTCCAATGGCCCCATTGCATGACCGTAGCCTTCCTTAAAAATTTTGTCGATATCTTTGGGGGAAGCGACCTTATCCTGCACCAGAAACGCCGCCTCATTCATGAAAAGGTGTGACAACCGGTTAGAAACAAACCCCGGATAATCATCGACAATAACTGCATTTTTATTTAGGCTACGCAACAAGGCTTGCGCAGCGGCCACCGTTTCATCACTGGTGTGAAATCCTTTAATGACTTCAACACATTTTTTAAGTGCAACAGGATTCATAAAGTGCATGCCAATAACCTGCGCAGGATAAGGTAAGCATGATCCTATTTTGGTTATTGAAATACAGCTGGTATTAGCAGCCACCAAGGTTTTTTCATCAATCACCATCGATAGCTGTTGGTAAACATCCTGTTTAGCAGCCAAATCCTCTTTAACGTTCTCAATAACCCAATCGCTGCCTTCGATTGCACTATAAGCACTGGCCACCATTACGCTAGATGACACGGCCTCCTGACTAACTGTTTTAAATGCAGATTCAAGCATCCGATAGTATCTGAACTCATTCTTTAATAGAGATGGTATTTGCGCCGAAATATCTTTATCTTTATCAAGAATAACGACTTCATGGCCATATACAGCACATACTAGTGCCGTGTTTAGCCCCATGACTCCTGCCCCTATAATTGATATTTTCAACCCACCGCTCCTTCATACGCCACAATGTTAATAACCTATTATCACCAATAAATTTAGCCACGCTACCGCCAATTACCTTAATAATCATACTAAGGAAATAGAATAGGATAAAAACCATCGCATTGATGGATAATACCCTCAGTAACTACAGATTTTAAAGATTGCTACAAATCTAATTTTGGTGCTAGCTAAAGACAAAGAAAATTTTTTATCCTATACTTTCAACATTATCACGCTTAATAATAAGTATTGATAAACACAGTAAAACATGTCATCACCAGATTAAGTACGACATATCCAATCATGTTGTTAGA
Protein-coding sequences here:
- a CDS encoding type I polyketide synthase gives rise to the protein MESSSTGLEVAVVGMAGQFPGADNVSEFWTLLRNGTEGVSSFSADELKASGVPEDIFTRENYVPVKGVINQPYHFAADYFGVHHADATRMDPQIRLMIESCWQALNHAGIEPKNYVGKVGIFAGGSSQWSWFHELNTQFSSTAEQFHVATLNDPSFCTRISWLLNLRGPSVTLQTACSTSLVAIHMACQALQAGECEVALAGGVSVTHPHRSGYLWQEGMINSPDGKTRVFDEQACGTVFSNGVGVVALKRLDDAINNGDRIFAIIKGSAVNNDGGDKISFTAPSELGQQGVISDALDYAEVDAEQISYIEAHGTGTLLGDPIEVAALKRIFHRSRACALGSVKSNVGHCDAAAGVTSFIKVVLCAYFNTLVPSLHVNRINPKLDLENSPFYVNTETKPWPANDRGVRMAGVSAFGVGGTNAHIIVQDYPGHEAPSNTALLYQTLPNRQAFRVASLTTCEQRRPEPVTTARQNSVPPDLQQALLDTVQDHFAKTSVLPEDNFFDIGASSLDITQLHSKINAAYGLNLKLSDYYRYPNCGKLARYIGDQQQASAAASNTPYVKKTTPHAAVSNASYDYPQHAIAVVGVSGRFPGSENIDTYWRNLLAGQEGISFFSDEELLSVGVPQASLKMKNYIKAKGVLADSFAFDADAFSYSVRESQYMDPQLRLLHEAVWQVLDDAGYGNQKYRPVTGLFASCGSNHTWLEQLKNEISDPTEQFGVALLNDREFLTTRIAYKLNLTGPAVTVQSACSSSALAITLACQSLRSAQCDLALAGGVSVTTPVKSGYLYMPGMINSADGHCRPFSTEASGTVFSDGVGMVALKRLEDALRDNDNLYGVISGFGVNNDGHDKTGYTAPSASGQANCIRQSLRMAEVEASDIEFIEAHGTATLIGDEIEIEGLKEAIGGVEHPCVLGSVKSNIGHTNTAAGVASFIKAVLALKHNTLPMSCHVTDTSPVSLAGSRFSLIKASRPWRSDDKVKSAGVSSFGIGGTNVHLTVQSIVSQKTLGKDRSELIVLSGKSRQRLEQTAHALCDALKTKSDNVNLTDLAYTLQLGRGEFTVRAAIVAEDIPSLIDELSRLAKGEMQSREVNASAPGVVFMFPGQGAQYVAMAQGWYQELPEFKRIVDECHAHLLQNFDIDLLALLYGEGDEDTRSRDLQNTYITQPVIFVVSYALAKCLENFGIRASAMIGHSIGEYVAASLAGVMTLTEALTLVASRGRIMQACQPGAMLSVVASRDEIMPFLTDDVTLATVNSPVSCVIAGPIASLNTVQALLEANHYRCRLLKTSHAFHTAMMQPGVAAFRTELEKVAFNAPQSGFLSNVSGNWITPEEACSVEYWINHLCQPVEFQRGIEACLQQPKLNVFLEVGPGRTLSTFVRQIAGAEAKISVLNLLRHPLEEISDRHCLLNVLGELWTRGETLVWPAFYQSVSAGRISLPGYQFVDTMAAVSRDDQIRETRLSECAIVKKPVTEWLYNEQWQPISLHTTSVRQANVVLCFAPDLDWCDRLREHFAASGQQVRFVVPAAEYYVDDKCFGAVPGERESFNQLLAALSQSDFVADTVVFAWPLGENTAMNTCWFSVIALIQAWTASGITAPYRLLMVKAAVAEQALFNGLVKVIAQEVPKCCPRLLEVMADAPAEQVCVMITEELCTDDARLMVKRTPQARFEKCYQPVANDGAVPTTRFRQRGVYLITGGLGDLGELFARYLMTRYDARVILVGRRVLPPQDTWAHVSSHGVDAEGVAKLSALTALGVGEVEYYAADVGNKKAMGELLEAINTRYGALNGVICAAGVTRGDSFQGINHLTLGHSQPQFDTKVRAFQTLSELLADQPIDFCLLCSSIAAILGGLSFSAYSSVSAFADSFAQEQNRQGRPWVSVNWDGWIFERRQAGDALGSSLEQLLIEPEEGLAILERVLQAPLNGQVSVSTGDLNLRFNQWVGNHVRPFVYDSRVVQAKPGLTQQQVFITIVDICKDFLKISEIEGQDNFFKLGANSLDLVQINQRITDALAIALSVVDMFSYPTPEALANFIIKQHSVAVDAASVEPEVATPQVVNREGTRPLGSTEINANHIAIIGMAGSFPGAENIHDFWQNLTQGKESLSTFSKEELLEEGIDAELLAHPGYVKMKGVFPHVGEFDAEFFGYTPFEARQMDPQVRAFHTACWQALQDARISPAARAKKIGLYAAASGNLQWLAQAMATAEGSAGQYSTMTVADKDYMATSVAYKLNLTGPALVLSTACSSSLVAVNEAIQSLKTGACDIALAGGVSITLPAKSGYLAEEGMIHSAEGHCRPFDILADGTVFGDGVGVVVLKPLRQALQDNDAIYATIIGSATNNDGANKVGFTAPGSQGQTAVIQEALQDARISAESLSFVEAHGTGTHLGDPIEFRALRQAFATDKRNYCKLGSVKSNIGHLNAAAGIAGLIKAALALKYKELPASINFSRINAEIDIANSPFVINNQYSQLDDSAGPLRAGVSSFGIGGTNAHLILEQAPATMTDVQLRDEIPLLPLMFSAQDEVSLDSYRQQIKRVIECGTDTDHINAIALSLMQREVMPCLFVACASDRKSLLQRLDMPSSDVVFNHVPAAERKLVFLFPGQGMQYAAMGRDLYRTNTLFKHWCERGFVAAKGYCAIDLQQLFLADDDDTNWFNTEYAQPIIFIVEYALVQLLAAWGVKPSAMIGHSLGEYVAAAVAGVFSFDDAVRMVCARGRLMNATEQAAMLLVMCPVDVAESLLCGSLDVALDNSSGLCVIAGSEEEISTFAQRCAQRDIKTRYLKVNRAFHSRTMDPILADYAQVLETITFAEPSVPVVSNVTGQLCGTKTLTNADYWVRQIREPVRFTEGLRLLLADKNTLFLEVGPGKGLTSLVKSHADCRESHICLSLIGAGRDETSSLMETLGMLSMLRVNVDWHSHLPLSSTPPINIPPQPLRGKVYPADVKLLQAIFAGNTTAFVGRPNDEQRGAAPTLKAIWQNVLGMSDIRDEDDFLSLGGNSLSAVQVIAKAKSAGMALNINMLLSQTSLHQLQRQVGASEASSEAAWRYNTGFKPEFYDISASCIYSAAREALKHNYGLSCSDCVMRAADGSLLLGLTLTEESGGMQLSNQQHYGELFGWPTLMQTFSFSFEKRFLADLTDYRAYCLSELDQGRLVIITGSDYYLPFSPSYGLSKSEYLQRPLFDDITVDEDELIPHAFVLVGLTEGGYQVYDGSFGYFGEISEQEFSQTAIGFRGLDFMQASEVYQKSRPWLVISLSHSGTFPPQEELVTATLTRTLSDLQASAAILDQTGKQHYIGMKAIDRLLEEPERLMAMPVEARQRFIQRWVSQLVLLERLVRQSTTASSSTLIEPLSELRQARDILSNVDEQGVSAALTGLRHSLKCLIDSLM
- a CDS encoding acyl-CoA dehydrogenase family protein, producing MNTTIHPLVERAKEFSNDILRPEAGQYDRQGGVPRDVIARMADLGFLGSILPQEYGGGGIDPLSYGYLTEEIGKGCNSARAALTVHTSLVGETIARLGTAEQKERFLPAMCRGDKIACFALSEPGAGTDAASIQTHYQVTDSGYVINGAKKWITYSGIADLFLVFAKNADHVSAFIVDKASVGLACTPMSGLLASRGAWLSELSFTDVHVPSGNLLGKEGAGLSFVANTALFYGRYSIAWAGVAIAHAALEEMVTYARKREQFGKKIAQHQLIQALITDSTAEFYAAKALCEKIGTLRCQSNYDTLMETNVAKYQSSLAAVRVANNAVQILGGNGLSDKYPVERLYREARVLEIIEGTSQIQQVLIAQQALRQFFRKASIV
- a CDS encoding acyl carrier protein; the encoded protein is MKESFSVAESIRHFIENNITTFDDDIEFNDDTDIFLSGLVNSLFSMRLLCFIEGEFSLSVPDEYIERKNFSSIEKMCQLVQILRKDPPVS
- a CDS encoding HAD-IIIC family phosphatase, whose product is MASLNIQSAGDYKPIKCVIWDLDNTLWDGVLSEGDDVRLKENISEIIKKLDAMGILQSVASRNDAQDALNKLHKFNLDEYFLYPQIHWGPKSLSIERIQKNLNISTDTFIFVDDQAMERDEVQAKYPDITCFDAAEYASLLDLPQLANMEVSDDAPMRRSRYQDDILRKNEEENFVGTSEEFLSQLNMRFSIAKAEAEDLLRAEELTLRTNQLNSTGITYSRDELEKLMKSADHDLFVFELSDKYGSYGKIGLALVYYQDNTNYLKLLLMSCRTLSRGVGSVALTYIMQQAKAMSRQLHAEFRRTQRNRQMYVTYQFSGFKKFQEGPDGTLTFSHDLNDVPDFPDYITVDIK
- a CDS encoding 3-hydroxyacyl-CoA dehydrogenase family protein, whose translation is MKISIIGAGVMGLNTALVCAVYGHEVVILDKDKDISAQIPSLLKNEFRYYRMLESAFKTVSQEAVSSSVMVASAYSAIEGSDWVIENVKEDLAAKQDVYQQLSMVIDEKTLVAANTSCISITKIGSCLPYPAQVIGMHFMNPVALKKCVEVIKGFHTSDETVAAAQALLRSLNKNAVIVDDYPGFVSNRLSHLFMNEAAFLVQDKVASPKDIDKIFKEGYGHAMGPLETADLIGLDTVVNSLNVLYDSYQDPKYRCCPLLKKMVDAGLLGKKSAQGFFKY